GGTGCTCGGCAGGACGGCGGCCAGCCGGTGCGTCTCGGCATGGTGCCCGTGCACCCGCTCGAACCCGACCTCGTGGCCGTCCACCAGCAGTTCCAGCTCCCGGTGCCCGCCGAGCCGTACCGTCATGGTCACCGAGCAGCCGAGGTGATCCAGGTGGAACCGGTCCTCTTGCGCCATGGCCGCCTCCCGGTCCTGCGCTTCCGGCTTCCATGGTGGCACCGCCCGCCGACCACCCGCAGTCCGAGCCGCTCCACCAGCCCGGGGGCACAAGGGGTACGCCGGTCACCGCAACCGGCCGTGCGGACCGGGCGTCCTCACCCCGGACACGGACCACGCTCCACCGACACCATTCCCGACCGAGCGGGGCCTCACATGACAGCAGGTCAGGACAGCACGGCGGCGGCCGAACGGCACTCCCCGGCACCGGCCACCGCCCGCCCGGACGTCCGGAACCTCCGGAGCCACCGGAACTTCGGGATCGCCCTCGCGGCCGTCCCACTGCTGTTCCTGACCGGTGTGCTCGGCATCCTGCAGGCGCGGTCGGGCGGCCTGCTCTGGGGCGAGCGGCTGTTCTTCCACCCGGTCCTCCAACTCGCGGCCACCGCCCCGGTCCTCCTCCTCGCGCCCGCACTGCGCCCCCGGGGACGCGACTCACGCTGGGTCGGCGCCATCCTCGGGACCCTGGGCACCCTGGTCCTGTGGCCGCCCTGCTGCTCGGCGCGCTTCACCTGATGTTCGGCCCGGGCAGCGACCAGACCGTGGCCCGCCACCACTCCCCCGGCGGCACGGGGTTCACCCTCCGCGTCGATCGGGGGGTGCCCGGGCCGGACCCGCTCTGGGACCTGCGGATCGCGACGTCCGGCCTGCTCGCCCGTCACTGGGAGGTGGACGGCGGCTTCGGCGAGGGTGCGGCACGGTCCGGCGACATCACCGTGGAGTGGACCGGCCCGGACCGGTTCACCGTCGAGGCCCGGTACCCCCACTGCGTGACGTACGTGTTCACCGTGAACCCCCGGACCGGGGAGCCGATCCGCGAGGACGTGGCCGAGCACTGGGGAGCGGACCCCGTCCCGGTCACCCCGCCCGCCCCCGGGTCGGCCCTCCGGCCCTGCCAGGACCACCGCTGACCGACGGGCCGCGCCGGTTCGGGCCCGAGACCCGGGCCCGGACCTCCGGTCCGCCGGTCCGCCGGTCCGCCGGTCCGCCTAAGCCCAGCGCGGCGAGAGTTCGGCCATCGACGACCAGCCCTCGGCGGGGACCTCGGTGTGGACGATCTCCGGGGTCGCGGCGATCACGTCGGGCATCCACGCCATCGCGGTCCTGAAGTGCTCGGAGTCGACGTGCGCCTTCCCCGCCTCCGCCGACGCGAAGCCCTCCACCAGCACGTACCGGTGCGGGTCGTCCACGCTGCGCGACCACTCGTAGAACAGGTTGCCCGGCTCGGCGCGGGTGGCGAGGGTGAACTCCTCGACCAGGGACAGCCACTGCTCGCTGTGCTCCGGACGGACGGTGAACTTGACGACGATGAAGATCACTGATTTCTCCTTGCGGACGACGGGAAGGGACGGTCAGGCCGCCTGGCGGGCGGCCCGGGTGAGGACGGCGGTCACCTCGCGGTGCCGCCGCCGGTGGTCGGCGAGCGGGAGCGACACCGACAGCGCCTGGACGGCCGGTCCGGCCGGCCGGACGCCCGAGGGGCCGTCAGCCCCCGCCGGCGGCAGCAGCGGCAGCGCCAGCGGGACGGCCACGCAGCACAGGCCGGCGTCGTACTCGCCGACCGACACCGCGTACCCCTGGGCGCGGACCCGTCGCAGCTCGCTCTCGAACCGCTCCGGGCAGGTGATGGTGCGCTCGGTGAACCGGGGCAGCCCGTGCTCGGCCAGGTACCGGCGGCGGGCGGCCCTGGGCACCCCGGCGAGCAGCACCTTGCCGTGCGCGGTGGCGTGGGCCTGCTGTTCGACGCCCACCGCGAAGGGCTCCCCCTGCGCCGAGACCGGGGTGGTGCTGTCCACGACGGTGATCCCGCCGTCCCGGAAGGTGCTGAAGTACGCCTCGGCGCCGGCCACCCGCCGGACCTGCAGCAGCAGGTCGCGGACGTCCCGGCCGAACCGCTGCTGCCGCTGGTAGGCGCGGTGCAGGACCGGGATCCGGTGGCCGAGGGTGTACCCGCCGCTGGTACGGGCCAGGTGGCCGCGTGCGGTGAGCGGGCCGAGCAGGGTGTAGACGGTGGACAGCGCGCAGTCCAGGTGTTCGGCGAGGGCCCGCGCCGTGAGCGGGCCGTCCGCCGCGGCGACGGCGTCGAGGACGTCCAGCGCGCGGTCGAGCGACTGCGGCCCGCCGACCGGGCCGGGGGCGGTCGCGGGAGCCGGCACGGCGACGGGAGCGACGTCGGGAACGGCGTCGGACGCGGGGCCGGGCGCGGCATCGGGCGCGGTCATGCGGGGGCTGGCTCCTTCCTCGGACCGCCGGGGTCCGGGGCCGGACCGGACGGCTGATCAGCACCACCCTGCCGCACCGCCGTCCGGCCCGCGAAACCGCCCGCCCCGGATTCCGGCGCTGCCGGAAACCTGCCCGTGAGCCCCCGCCGGTCCGCCCGTCCGCACCGGAGCCGACCGCGCCCGCCGAGGCTACCGGCCCGTATCCGGGCGCGTTCGCCCGGCGTTGGGCGGGCAGTCATGACATGTCCCCCACGTGGTACCCCGGACACGCTGTCCTTGGGGCGCCC
The window above is part of the Kitasatospora sp. HUAS MG31 genome. Proteins encoded here:
- a CDS encoding putative quinol monooxygenase, with the protein product MIFIVVKFTVRPEHSEQWLSLVEEFTLATRAEPGNLFYEWSRSVDDPHRYVLVEGFASAEAGKAHVDSEHFRTAMAWMPDVIAATPEIVHTEVPAEGWSSMAELSPRWA
- a CDS encoding IclR family transcriptional regulator, encoding MTAPDAAPGPASDAVPDVAPVAVPAPATAPGPVGGPQSLDRALDVLDAVAAADGPLTARALAEHLDCALSTVYTLLGPLTARGHLARTSGGYTLGHRIPVLHRAYQRQQRFGRDVRDLLLQVRRVAGAEAYFSTFRDGGITVVDSTTPVSAQGEPFAVGVEQQAHATAHGKVLLAGVPRAARRRYLAEHGLPRFTERTITCPERFESELRRVRAQGYAVSVGEYDAGLCCVAVPLALPLLPPAGADGPSGVRPAGPAVQALSVSLPLADHRRRHREVTAVLTRAARQAA